In the Phaeobacter piscinae genome, GGTGAGAATGGCGACACCCTGCGCGACCTGTGCACCGCCATGCTGATCCGGCCAAAGCAGGGCGCCATCCAGATAGTTGATGAACCCATAGCAATTGGGGCCAAGGATTGGCATATCACCAGCCGCCTGTAGCAAATCCTGCTGCAGATCAGCGGCGTCGGATGCCTCTTTCTGCGCCTCAAGAAAACCGGACGCAAAACAGACGGCGCCCCCGGCTCCAGACCGGGACAGTGCGGCCACAACTTCAACGGTTGCGTATCTGTTGACCCCAATGAAACTTGCATCAGGGGCTGCAGGCAGAGCCTCGACAGAGGCAAAAACCGGCAAACCGCAAAGCTCCGTAGCCTTGGGGTGAACAGGCCATATCTCTCCGGCAAATCCCATCTTCTGCAGCTGCTGGATCACCTGGCGGCACCAGGCCCCACCGCCGATAACGGCGATTGTGCGGGGGCGGAACAGCCTGTTGAAATCACGCCTCATCACGGATGCTCCCGATCAGTCTGAAGTAAGGATGCCTTCGGCGAAATGGACCCGGCTGCTGACACCCCTGCCGCATGACGGGGACAGCACCATGCCTGCCCGTCATCACCCTCCCCTCGCACGCAGCAACTCGCGGCTGATGATATGGCGTTGGATTTCACTGGTCCCTTCCCAGATCCGTTCCACCCGCGCGTCGCGCCAGATGCGTTCCAGTGGCAGCTCATCCATCAGCCCCATACCGCCATGGATCTGGATCGCCTCATCCGCCACCATGGCGAGCATCTCCGTGGCCTTGAGTTTGGCCATCGACATATCGGCTTCGGTCACACTGCCCTGATCAAACTTCCAGGCGGCCTCCCAAGTCAGAAGGTTCGCGGCCTTCAGCTCCGTTGCCATATCTGCCAGTTTGAAAGAAACGCCCTGGAATTTACCGATCTGCTGGCCGAACTGGCGACGTTCAGCGGCATAGGAGATCGCATGATCCAGCGCGCGTTCTGCCCGTCCGATACAGGTCGCGGCCACCTGCAGCCGGGTGGCGCCCAGCCAAGTGTTGGCCACATCAAAACCTTTGTCGACCTCACCCAGAACCGCAGATTTGGGCAGGCGGCAATCGTCGAATTCCAGCACCGCATTGGTGTAGCCTCGGTGGCTCACATTGCGGTAGCCATCGCGGATGGTGAAACCTGGCGTGCCTTTATCAACGAAGAAGGCAGTGATTTTCTTCTTGGGCCCGCGCGGGGTGTCCTCCTCACCGGTGGCCATAAACACGATGGCGAAATCGGCGATATCCGCGTGGCTGATGAAATGCTTGGTGCCGTTCAGAATGAAGTCATCGCCATCGCGATGGGCGGTGGCGGTCATGCCGCGCAGATCGGAACCGGCACCTGGTTCTGTCATCGCCAGACAGTCCCATTTTTCGCCTCGGATGCAGGGGTAGAGATATCTCTCTTTCTGCTCCTCGGTGCCCGCCAGAAGGATGTTCGACGGGCGCGCAACGCAGGTCCAATGCAGGGCATAATTGGCGCGGCCTAGCTCCTTTTCATAGAGCAGCCATGTCAGCGTATCGAGGCCTGCACCGCCGACCTCCTCAGGCATATTGGCGGCATATAATCCGGCTTCAATCGCCTTGGCTTGGATCTCGCGCACCAGCTCCATTGGCAAATGGCCACTGCGCTCCACCTCCAGTTCATGCGGATAAAGCTCCTTGGTGACAAAGGCGCGTGTGGTGTCCACGATCATCGACTGTTCTTCGGACAGGCCAAATTGCATTTCCGCTCCCCCCTTTGGTGGCTTTCTGCGTTGCTCTTGACCCGAGCCTAGGGCTGGGAGAGGCTGCTATCGTGCAGAAACGGACATTTTCATGCCAAATTGGAAGAAACCTCACGCCGCACCGCAGCAGATCGACCTGCTGCTGTTTGATCAGTTCTCCGGCCACTGCCTCGCCAATACGGTTGAGCCGCTGCGTGCGGCGAACAGCTTTGCCGGGCGGCAGGTGTATTCCTGGCGGTTTGTTACGGTGGACGGCGGCACCGCGATGTCGTCTGCCCGCATGGAGGTCACCGCGCAGATGCCGCTGCGCAAGGCCGAGGGTGATATGCTGATTGCGATGCCCAGCTATGGCTATATGCGCCACGCAACTGAGACCACCGCGCGGGGGTTGCGGGCGGCAGAGCAACGCTATGACGTTCTGGCAGGGTTTGACACGGGCGCCTGGCTGCTGGCGGCGGCCGGGCTGCTGGATGGCTATCGCGCCACCATTCACAGCTCGGAACTGGAGGCTTTTGCCGACATGTTTCCGGCGGTTCAGGCGGAGACACATCGGTTTCTTTGGGATCGTGACCGGCTGACCTGCTCCGGCGCCATGGCGGCCTTTGACGGGGTCCTCTACATGATTGCACAGCAGCACGGGCAAGCGTTGCGGCTGGATGTGGCAGCCCTGTTTCTAAGCGAAAGCCAAACCGGGAGCAGCCGGTCAGCCCCTGTGCGCAGCACCTCCGTGGCCCGGGCCATCCGGGCGATGGAGGCCAATCTGGAAACGCCACTGCCGCTGGAGGACGTGGCACGTCATGCAGGGCGCAGCCTGCGGGATCTGGCGCGCCGTACGCGGGGCGAGTTGGGCACGACACCGCAGGCGCTTTATCGGCATTTACGGCTAAAACAGGCGAAACGCCTTGTCTTAGAGACTGATTTCAGTGTCGCCGAGATTGCGTTACGTTGCGGATATGAGGATCCCAGCGCGTTGACCCGCGCCTTTCGCAGCGCCTTTGCGACCACGCCGCGCGCCCTGCGCGCCGCCCGAAGATAGCACTGGCGGCTCCCGGCAGCGGTCTTCTTGTTTTGCAAAAAGCAGCTATTGTTTGCGCTCGCAGTTAAGAGGCCTTGCGCTTACCCGGGTTATCAGAACAATTGGGCCATGACAGATATCGCATTCCCAAGCTGGCCCGACGTTGCCCCCCAATTGATCGAAGTCGCGGCAGGTCGCCGCCCTGCGGATACGGTGATCCGCAAGGGGATCTGGGTCAATGTTCACACCCGCGAACAACTGCCCGATCATGACATCGCCATCGTTGCAGGGCGCATCGCCTATGTCGGTCCCGACGCGAGCTATTGCACCGGTCCTGACACCGAGGTGATTGAAGCCGATGGGCGCTATATGATCCCCGGCCTCTGCGATGCGCATATGCATATTGAATCCGGGATGCTGACCCCCGCAGAATTCGCCCGTGCAGTGATCCCGCACGGCACGACATCAATGTTCACCGACCCGCATGAGATCGCCAATGTGTTGGGGTTGGAAGGTGTGCGTCTGATGCATGACGAGGCGCTGTTACAGCCGGTCAATATCTTCACCCAGATGCCCAGCTGCGCGCCCTCCGCGCCGGGGTTGGAGACCACCGGCTATGAAATTTCACCCGAGGATGTTGCCGAGGCGATGAGCTGGCCGGGGATTATCGGGCTGGGTGAAATGATGAATTTCCCCGGCGTGGCGGCGGGGGATCCGAAGATGCTGGCGGAGATCGCGGCGACACAACGCGCGGGCAAAACCGTGGGCGGGCATTACGCCTCCCCTGATCTGGGGCCGGATTTCGCAGCCTATGTGGCGGGCGGTCCGGCAGATGACCACGAGGGCACCTGCGAGGCGGATGCCATCGCCCGGATGCGGCAGGGGATGCGCGCGATGGTGCGGCTGGGATCGGCCTGGTACGACGTTGAGGCGCAGATCACCGCAATCACCGAGAAGGGGCTGGATCCGCGCAACTTCATCCTGTGTACCGACGACTGCCATTCCGGCACATTGGTCAATGATGGCCATATGAACCGGGTGGTGCGCCACGCCATTGACTGTGGCTGTGATCCGTTGATTGCGATCCAGATGGCGACGATCAACACCGCGACACATTTCGGGCTGGAGCGGGATATCGGTTCCCTCACACCGGGGCGGCGCGCCGATGTGATCCTGACATCCGACCTCAAAACCCTGCCGATTGAGGTGGTGATGGCCCGTGGTCAGATTGTTGCCAAGGATGGTCAGATCACCGTGGATTGCCCGCATCTGGACTGGCCCGACAGCGCGCGGGGCACGGTGCATCTGGGGCATGAATTGAGTGCGGCGGATTTCGAAATCAGCGCGCCGGACGGCGCCAATGCCGTGACTGCGAATGTGATCGGTGTCGTGGAGAACCAGGCCCCCACCAAGGCGCTACAGGCAGAGCTGCCGGTGGTCGACGGGCTGGTTGAGGGCAACCAGGAGGTCTGCCAGATCGCATTGGTGGAACGGCACCGTGCGACGGGCGGTGTAACCAACGCCTTTGTCTCTGGTTTTGGGTACAATGGACGGATGGCGATGGCCTCCACCGTGGCGCATGACAGCCATCATATGATTGTCGTCGGCACAGACCGCGACCAGATGGCGCTGGCCGCCAATCGTCTGGCCGAGGTCGGCGGCGGCATCTCCATTTTCCGCGATGGCGCCGAACTGGCATTGGTGGAGCTGCCCATTGCCGGGCTGATGTCCGACAGCCCCGCCACCGAAGTTGCTGCAAAGGCGCAGAAGATGATGGAGGCAATGGAGACCTGCGGCTGCAGCCTCAACAACGCCTATATGCAGCATTCGCTGCTGGCGCTGGTGGTGATCCCCGAGTTGCGGATTTCCGATCTGGGGCTGGTGGATGTGCGCAGTTTTGAACAGATCCCGGTGATCGTGAGTGCCCAACCCGCCTGACCGCCCACCCGTTTCAACCGACCTTCTGAGCCGCACAGCGGACCCCGTTTTCCAGTGATCGAGCATACTCATGACAACAGTTAAAACCCCTCAACTCCCGGCGGCGGAAGAGTTCACGGATGCGGCGGCAGCTGTCGCCCGACTGGAGCTTCTGTACCGCGAGGCGACACAGTTTCTCTGCGCTGAATTCTCGCGGATTTTGAGCGATGGCCCAGCGGTCGGCAGCACCGGCACCACCCATCGTATTCGTGCGTTCTACCCCGAGATCCGCTTTACCACATCGTCCTTTGCGCAGGTGGACAGCCGGTTGAGTTACGGCCATGTCTCAGCCCCCGGCACCTATGCCACCACGGTGACCCGCCCCGACCTGTTCCGCCATTATCTGACCCAGCAGATCGGCCTGTTGATCCGCAATCACGGCCAGCCAGTGACCATCGCGGTTTCTGACACGCCGATCCCGGTGCATTTTGCGGTGGCGGCAGATCCCAGCCTGACCGTTCCGCAGGAAGGTGCGGCCGGGTTCACGTTGCGCGATGTCTTTGATGTGCCGGATCTGGCGACGACCAATGATGACATTGTGAACGGCACCTATAAATCAACCGATGACACCGGGCCGTTGGCGTTGTTCACGGCACAGCGCGTGGATTATTCGCTGGCCCGCCTTGCCCATTACACCGCGACCGATGCCAGCCATTTCCAGAACCACGTTCTGTTCACCAACTACCAGTTTTATGTGGCCGAATTCGAAGCCTACGCCCGTGCGCAACTGGCGGATCCCGCATCGGGCTACAGCAGCTTTGTCAGCACCGGCGATCATGAGATCACCGAGGCCGAGGCGGAGATCCCTGCGATTGCAAAACTACCACAAATGCCGACCTATCACCTGAAACGGGAAGACGGCAGTGGCATCACGCTGGTCAATATTGGCGTTGGCCCGTCCAACGCCAAGACCGCCACCGATCATATCGCGGTTCTGCGACCCCACGCCTGGCTGATGGTTGGCCACTGTGCCGGGCTGCGCAACACCCAGACGCTGGGCGATTTCGTGCTGGGCCATGGCTATCTACGCGAAGATCACGTGCTGGATGACGACCTGCCGATCTGGACGCCAATTCCGGCGCTGGCGGAGATTCAGGTCGCTCTTGAGGATGCGGTGGCAGAGGTGACAGAGCTGGAGGGCTACGACCTGAAACGGATCATGCGGACAGGCACCGTCGCGACCATCGACAACCGCAACTGGGAGCTGCGCGACCAGTCCGGTCCGGTGCAGCGCCTGTCTCAATCCCGCGCGATTGCGCTGGATATGGAGAGCGCCACCATCGCCGCCAACGGCTATCGCTTCCGGGTGCCTTATGGCACGCTGCTGTGTGTCTCCGACAAACCGCTGCATGGCGAGCTGAAGTTGCCCGGTATGGCGTCTGAGTTCTATCACACCCAGGTTGCGCGGCATTTGCAGATCGGGATAAAGGCGATGGAGCAGCTGCGCGGCATGCCTCTGGAACGATTGCACAGCCGAAAACTGCGATCCTTTGACGAAACTGCCTTTCTTTGAGAGTTATTTTGCCTCTAATTCTTCGAAAACCCCTATTTTATGGGGTTTTTGACAACACTACTCGTTGTGTTCGTACACTACATAACGCTAGAGTTACGCAATGAGGCCCCATAACTCGGGCAGTGACAAGGAGACCTAAGAATGTCCAAACCGATGACCAAGACCCAGCTTGTTGCCGCACTGGCTGAAGAGATGGACAGCGACAAGAAGGCCGCAGGCGCAGCACTTGACGCTGTTTGCGCGCTGATCACTCGCGAAGTATCCGGCGGTGGCGCTGTGACTCTGCCCGGTGTTGGCAAGATCTACTGCCGCGAGCGCCCCGAGCGTGAAGTGCGCAACCCGGCCACCGGTGAGAAGTTCACCAAAGAGGCCGACAAGGTGGTCAAGATGACCATCGCCAAAGCGCTGAAAGACAGCGTGAACGGCTAAGGGTCAAGGCACGGTTGACCGTGTTGCGGGTCGCCTTTTACAGGCGGCCCTTTTTTGTGCCACCGCGTCAATCGCACTGCTGATGCAGGTGAACGGACGTGGGACGCGAATTCGGTTCCCTGCGAATGCTTGCCTTGCTAAACCTATCCAAACTGCGCCTGACCAGGCGACGGTGGGGACCGGTGGCTGACCGGCAGGGGGACAAATTCATGGATCTGCGCGCTTTGGCGATGGGGCTGGCCTTTGCCTTCATGTGGTCGTCTGCCTTCACATCGGCGCGGATCATCGTGGCCGATGCTTCTCCGCTGTATTCGCTGGCGTTCCGATTTCTGATTTCCGGTCTGATCGGCGTCGCGGTTGCCCGCTACATGGGACAAAGCTGGCGTCTGACGCGCGGCCAGCTGAAGGCAACAATCATCTTTGGCATCTGCCAGAACGCGCTTTATCTCGGCCTGAACTTCGTCGCGATGGAAACCATCGAGGCCTCGCTGGCGGCGATCATCGCCTCAACCATGCCGATGCTGGTCGCCATTGCGCTGTGGCTGGTTTACGGCGAACGGCTGCCTGCGCTGGGAGTTGTGGGACTGCTGGCAGGGGTGCTGGGCGTCGCCTTGATCATGGGCACCCGTATCAGCGCCGGGGTTGATCTGTTTGGTGTTCTGCTCTGCGGGATCGGTGTGCTGGCCCTGACACTGGCGACGCTGGCCCTGCGCGGTGCGACCTCCGGCGGCAACTACATGATGGTGGTGGGGCTGCAAATGCTGGTCGGTTCGGCCGTTCTGTTTGTGGCAGCCCCGATGGTGGAGACCTTCCGCCTGACCCCCAGCTGGCCGCTGGCGCTGGCCTTTGTCTACACCACGCTTGTTCCCGGTCTGACCGCCACTTTCATCTGGGTGCTGCTGTTGAACCGGATTGGCGCAGTGCGCGCCGCGACGTTCCATTTTCTCAACCCGGTCTTCGGCGTCGCGGTGGCCAGTGCCCTGCTGGGAGAGCAATTGGGGCTCTTGGATATCATCGGCGTCGGGATCGTCACCTTTGGCATTCTGGCGGTGCAATTGGCGCGGCAGTCCGCGCAGCGCACACCAAAGCCATGACGCTGCCCTGCGCTCTGATACCACACACGCAAACGCGAGTCGCTGAAATACAGCTTTGCTTTTGCCCCGAACGACCCCATTTACAGCAACACAAGCACGATCGGAGGACATGATGCGCAGCTATTCCAAAGACCCGGACGCCATTGCGGCCCTCTCGGAAGAAGAATTCTACGTCACCCAAAACGCCGGTACGGAACGCCCCGGCACCGGCAAGCTGCTCGGCAACAAGGAACCCGGTATCTATGTCGATATCGTTTCTGGCGAGCCGCTGTTTGCCTCTGCCGACAAATATGAATCCGGCTGCGGCTGGCCGAGTTTCACCAAGCCCATTGAGCCTGCTCATGTGCAGGAGCTGGAGGACCGGACCCTTGGCATGATCCGCACCGAGGTCCGCTCGACCCATGGGGACAGCCATTTGGGGCATGTGTTCCCGGACGGTCCGGCAGACCGTGGCGGCCTGCGTTACTGCATCAATTCAGCCTCCCTGCGGTTCGTGCATCTGGACGACATGCGGGCAGAAGGCTACGGCGATTACATAGATCAAGTGGAGGATAGAAGATGAGCAGCACCACAGAACGTGCCGTCCTGGCCGGTGGATGTTTCTGGGGCATGCAGGACCTGATCCGCAAGCGCCCGGGCATCGTCAGCACCCGCGTCGGGTACTCCGGTGGCGATGTGCCCAATGCGACCTACAGGAACCACGGCACCCATGCTGAGGCGATCGAGATCATGTTCGATCCCAGCCAAACCAGTTATCGCGCACTGCTGGAGTTCTTCTTTCAGATTCATGACCCAACCACCGTCAATCAGCAGGGCAACGATCTGGGGATGAGCTATCGCTCTGCGATCTATTATGTTGATGCCCACCAGAAGGCGATTGCCGAAGACACCATCGCTGATGTCGATGCCTCGGGGCTGTGGCCCGGCAAGGTGGTCACAGAGGTCGAGCCGGTAGGTGATTTCTGGGAAGCGGAGCCTGAGCATCAGGACTATCTGGAGCGGCAGCCCAACGGCTATACCTGCCATTTTGCCCGTCCCGATTGGGTGCTCCCCAAGCGCAGCGAGACTGCTGCCGAGTAAGTCGTCTGTAAAGGTAACCCCAAGCCACAAAGGCCCCGTCATCCGGCGGGGCCTTCTGCGTTAAGGCGGTGGTCAGCAGTGGTGGTTAACCCTGGGCTATACGCGGGCGACCGTTGGCCTCCACCGTCAGGAACGCCTCGACAAACACCTGCCGTGCCTCCACCTCGGCAACGCGAATATCACGGTCCACCTGGATGGAGATATCCTGCGCACCCGCAGCCTCCGCCGCGGCGCGGGCCTCCGCGCGCAATTCGGTTTCCAGACAGATCAGGGCCTCCTCCGAGGCGGCGAAATCCTGCGGGCCGTGCTCCAGATGCACCCGGTATCGGCCTTCCTCCGGCGCGGTCACGGTGCCGCTGCGCCGCATGGTGATGCGGCCCACCACTGCCCCGATGGCATTGGCGACACCGGCATGATCCGGCAGGATCATCCGACAGTGAAGGCGAGCCCCAACAGCGGGGTAGTAGCTGGGCGCGGAGGCGCCAAGGCCCACGACATCCACATTCAGTCCTGCCTTGATGGCGACAAGCCCTCGATGTCCGGTCAGCCCACGCTGCATCAGAACATGGCGCGCAAGCTGATCCGGCGGCGGTCCAAAGGGGTTACTCTCTTCCGCAAATGCAGTCTCTAACAAGGTCAAAGAGGTCTGTTCCGTCATCTGATCAACGATCATCTGCGCCAAGGTCTCCGCATCCGGGGCCAGACGATCCCCGGACCCAACCCGGCGGCGGGCAAACAGCGTCAGCGCCTTCTCAGCTGCCGCACTGTCCCAACTGGACAGCCGCCCAAGCGCATGGCTGGCATCCGACGGCGTGACCCCGGCCACCTGCACCAACCCCCGGTCCACCAACCGCATCAATGCGCCCTGCTCGATGCGGCTCTGTAGCACAGCACCAATGGGATGTGTCTGGTCTCCGATCCGGTCCAACACCCGGGCTTCCCTGTCGCTGAGACCAAGAGAGTGCTGGCCGGGAATGGCGCGCACAAAGCGACCGTCGTATTCACCGACAGTGGCGGCGCGCAACTGCGTATCCAGCGCGGCATGCACCACATCCGGTGCCATCGTCGCGACCAGGGAGACCGGCAGCACCCGGCGCGGCCCAAGGCTGACGCCGCCGCTCAGCCCGGCGGCAACCGGATGCACCTGACTGTCGCCACCCAGACCGCTGGTGCGCATCGCGACCGCCTCCACCATGGTGCGAAACCCGCCCACCTGCGCGCCTGCCGGGTCGATCTTGGGCTTCCCGTTTTCGATCAGCGCCACGTCGGTGGTGGTGCCGCCAATATCACTGACCAAGGCACTGTCGACGCCAGTTAACCAGCGCGCCCCCACCAAAGACGCCGCCGGGCCGCTGAGGATTGTCTCAATCGGGCGCGCCCGTGCCTGCGCTGAGGACATCAGCGCGCCATCGCCGCGCACCACCATCATCTGCGCTGTGATCCCAAGGTCAGCCAGACGCGTCTCAGCGCGCCCGATCAACCGGTCAATCATCCCGATCAGCCGCGCATTCAGAACCGCCGTCAATGCGCGTTTCGGCCCATTCAGCCGCGCGGACAGTTGATGTGAGCAGGTGACGGGAACGCCGGTTTCCTCAGTAATTATGCGGGCCACCTCCAGCTCATGGGCGGGGTTTCGGGTCGCAAACTGACCGGCAATGGCAAACCCGCTGACCGAGGCCGCCTCCCGTTGCAGAAACCCGCGGAGCGCCGCTGTGTCCAGTGGCGCAGCCTCACTGCCGGAATGGCTGTGTCCCCCAGCCAGAACCAGCGCCGGGTCACCCTTCAGCGCCTCACGCAGCCCGTGTCGATCCAGATCCGCCTCACCAAAGCCGATATAGATCAGCGCGACGCGCCCTCCCTGCCCCTCCACCAGCGCATTGGTCGCCAGCGTTGTGGACAGCGCTGCCAGCGCAATCTCTCCCGGTTCCACCGCAGCCTCTGCCAGCACTGCGGCAACCGCCTCCCCCACGCCGATGGCCAGATCCTGCCGGGTGGTCAGCGCCTTGGCCTTGGCCAGCACATCGCGATCATCGCGGATCAGAACCGCATCCGTATAGGTGCCGCCTGTATCGACCCCAAGCAAAAGCGCCATGGCCGTTCTCCCTTCACCATCTCTTTGGTCTTGGTCACCGGTTTAGCGCAGCCCTGCCGCCGATCCATCCTGTTTGCGTCACGTCAGTCGCTGAACGGCCCAACGGGCGGCATCCGCCACGGTGGGATCAGGATCTTCGGTCAGGGTTTCTGCTGTCGGGCGCAGTTTGAGCAGACCGGAATTCCCGATTGCATAAAGCACGTTGCGCACAAACCGGTCCCGGCCGATCCGCTTGATCGGAGAGCCGGAAAACAGCGCGCGGAAGCCCGGATCATCGAGAGCGGCCAGTTCCGCCAGCTTGGGCGCGTTGAATTCCGGGCGCGCCTCATAGCGGATGTCACTGGCGGCCACGGCAAATTTGTTCCAAGGGCAGGCCGCAAGACAATCGTCACAGCCATAGATCCGGTTGCCCAGTTTGCCGCGCAGCTCCTCATCGATGGGCCCCTTATGCTCAATCGTCAGATAGGAAATGCAACGCCGCGCATCCAGCTGATAGGGCGCCGGGAAGGCATCGGTCGGACAGGCAGTCAGGCAGGACCGGCACGAGCCGCAGTGATCAGGTTCAGCAGTATCGGCGGGAAGGTCGAGCGTCGTGAAAACAGAGCCTATGAAGGCCCAATTTCCCCAGTCCCGGCTTACCAGATTGGTGTGTTTTCCCTGCCAGCCAAGACCCGCCGCCTGCCCCAGCGGTTTCTCAGGCACCGGCGCGGTGTCGACAAAAACCTTGACCTCGGCAGGATCACCGGTACGCGCGGCCTCCGCAATCAGCCAACGGGCCAGACGCTTCAGGCGCTTTTTCACCAGATCGTGGTAGTCCTTGTTGCGCGCATAGACCGAAATCGCTGCCCGATCTGCTTGTCCGACAATGTCCATCGGATCGACGTCAGGTGTATAGCTTTCGGCAAGCATGATCACAGAACGTGCCTCAGGCCAAAGCTGGGCTGGGTCGCCACGCCAATGGCTGCGTTCCTCCATCCAGCCCATCTGGCCATGATACCCCGCGTCCAGAAACGCCTGCAGCCGCTCTGGCACCTCCGGCACGTCCGACGGGCGGCAGATCCGGCACGCTACAAACCCCTCCGCCAGCGCCTGCGCGATCAAGCGGTCTTTTATGTCGGCTGTCTCTATCATCTGGCTAGACATATATACCGTGTTGCCTCGGTCAACATCCGGAAACGGTAAAGCTGTGGCTGTGACCGGATAGATCGCATGTCAAAATGCCCGTGTGAGGCACTATAAGATCGCGGCGCTCACAGGCCCGAACTCGATCACCCCAGCCTATCAGGTCCAGTGCAGCACGACTTTGCCGCTGCGGCCGGACTTCATTGCGGCGAAGCCTTCCGCGAAATCCTCGACATCAAACCGATGGGTGATGACCCGGCTGACATCCAGCCCATTCTGCAACATTGCGATCATCTTGTACCAGGTCTCGAACATCTCGCGGCCATAGACGCCTTTGATGGTGATCGCCTTGAACACGATGCGCGACCAATCAACGGGAGATTTGCCAGGCGGAATGCCTAAGAGGGCAATTTTGCCACCCATCACCAGCGCCTCCACCATCTGATCCAGCGCCGCCTGCGACCCTGACA is a window encoding:
- a CDS encoding acyl-CoA dehydrogenase family protein, with the protein product MQFGLSEEQSMIVDTTRAFVTKELYPHELEVERSGHLPMELVREIQAKAIEAGLYAANMPEEVGGAGLDTLTWLLYEKELGRANYALHWTCVARPSNILLAGTEEQKERYLYPCIRGEKWDCLAMTEPGAGSDLRGMTATAHRDGDDFILNGTKHFISHADIADFAIVFMATGEEDTPRGPKKKITAFFVDKGTPGFTIRDGYRNVSHRGYTNAVLEFDDCRLPKSAVLGEVDKGFDVANTWLGATRLQVAATCIGRAERALDHAISYAAERRQFGQQIGKFQGVSFKLADMATELKAANLLTWEAAWKFDQGSVTEADMSMAKLKATEMLAMVADEAIQIHGGMGLMDELPLERIWRDARVERIWEGTSEIQRHIISRELLRARGG
- a CDS encoding GlxA family transcriptional regulator, whose protein sequence is MPNWKKPHAAPQQIDLLLFDQFSGHCLANTVEPLRAANSFAGRQVYSWRFVTVDGGTAMSSARMEVTAQMPLRKAEGDMLIAMPSYGYMRHATETTARGLRAAEQRYDVLAGFDTGAWLLAAAGLLDGYRATIHSSELEAFADMFPAVQAETHRFLWDRDRLTCSGAMAAFDGVLYMIAQQHGQALRLDVAALFLSESQTGSSRSAPVRSTSVARAIRAMEANLETPLPLEDVARHAGRSLRDLARRTRGELGTTPQALYRHLRLKQAKRLVLETDFSVAEIALRCGYEDPSALTRAFRSAFATTPRALRAARR
- the ade gene encoding adenine deaminase, with translation MTDIAFPSWPDVAPQLIEVAAGRRPADTVIRKGIWVNVHTREQLPDHDIAIVAGRIAYVGPDASYCTGPDTEVIEADGRYMIPGLCDAHMHIESGMLTPAEFARAVIPHGTTSMFTDPHEIANVLGLEGVRLMHDEALLQPVNIFTQMPSCAPSAPGLETTGYEISPEDVAEAMSWPGIIGLGEMMNFPGVAAGDPKMLAEIAATQRAGKTVGGHYASPDLGPDFAAYVAGGPADDHEGTCEADAIARMRQGMRAMVRLGSAWYDVEAQITAITEKGLDPRNFILCTDDCHSGTLVNDGHMNRVVRHAIDCGCDPLIAIQMATINTATHFGLERDIGSLTPGRRADVILTSDLKTLPIEVVMARGQIVAKDGQITVDCPHLDWPDSARGTVHLGHELSAADFEISAPDGANAVTANVIGVVENQAPTKALQAELPVVDGLVEGNQEVCQIALVERHRATGGVTNAFVSGFGYNGRMAMASTVAHDSHHMIVVGTDRDQMALAANRLAEVGGGISIFRDGAELALVELPIAGLMSDSPATEVAAKAQKMMEAMETCGCSLNNAYMQHSLLALVVIPELRISDLGLVDVRSFEQIPVIVSAQPA
- a CDS encoding AMP nucleosidase, with translation MTTVKTPQLPAAEEFTDAAAAVARLELLYREATQFLCAEFSRILSDGPAVGSTGTTHRIRAFYPEIRFTTSSFAQVDSRLSYGHVSAPGTYATTVTRPDLFRHYLTQQIGLLIRNHGQPVTIAVSDTPIPVHFAVAADPSLTVPQEGAAGFTLRDVFDVPDLATTNDDIVNGTYKSTDDTGPLALFTAQRVDYSLARLAHYTATDASHFQNHVLFTNYQFYVAEFEAYARAQLADPASGYSSFVSTGDHEITEAEAEIPAIAKLPQMPTYHLKREDGSGITLVNIGVGPSNAKTATDHIAVLRPHAWLMVGHCAGLRNTQTLGDFVLGHGYLREDHVLDDDLPIWTPIPALAEIQVALEDAVAEVTELEGYDLKRIMRTGTVATIDNRNWELRDQSGPVQRLSQSRAIALDMESATIAANGYRFRVPYGTLLCVSDKPLHGELKLPGMASEFYHTQVARHLQIGIKAMEQLRGMPLERLHSRKLRSFDETAFL
- a CDS encoding HU family DNA-binding protein — its product is MSKPMTKTQLVAALAEEMDSDKKAAGAALDAVCALITREVSGGGAVTLPGVGKIYCRERPEREVRNPATGEKFTKEADKVVKMTIAKALKDSVNG
- a CDS encoding DMT family transporter, with protein sequence MDLRALAMGLAFAFMWSSAFTSARIIVADASPLYSLAFRFLISGLIGVAVARYMGQSWRLTRGQLKATIIFGICQNALYLGLNFVAMETIEASLAAIIASTMPMLVAIALWLVYGERLPALGVVGLLAGVLGVALIMGTRISAGVDLFGVLLCGIGVLALTLATLALRGATSGGNYMMVVGLQMLVGSAVLFVAAPMVETFRLTPSWPLALAFVYTTLVPGLTATFIWVLLLNRIGAVRAATFHFLNPVFGVAVASALLGEQLGLLDIIGVGIVTFGILAVQLARQSAQRTPKP
- the msrB gene encoding peptide-methionine (R)-S-oxide reductase MsrB, giving the protein MRSYSKDPDAIAALSEEEFYVTQNAGTERPGTGKLLGNKEPGIYVDIVSGEPLFASADKYESGCGWPSFTKPIEPAHVQELEDRTLGMIRTEVRSTHGDSHLGHVFPDGPADRGGLRYCINSASLRFVHLDDMRAEGYGDYIDQVEDRR
- the msrA gene encoding peptide-methionine (S)-S-oxide reductase MsrA; translation: MSSTTERAVLAGGCFWGMQDLIRKRPGIVSTRVGYSGGDVPNATYRNHGTHAEAIEIMFDPSQTSYRALLEFFFQIHDPTTVNQQGNDLGMSYRSAIYYVDAHQKAIAEDTIADVDASGLWPGKVVTEVEPVGDFWEAEPEHQDYLERQPNGYTCHFARPDWVLPKRSETAAE